ATCCCGATGGCCCCGGCCGCGTTGAAGTCGTCGTCCATGGTGGCGCGGAACTGTTCGCGGGCGCGGGCGGCGGCCTCCACCAGCTTCTGGACCTGCGGCGTGCTCACCGAGGGCGCCGACCCCAGCCGGGCCAGGTTCTCCGCCACCGACCGGCAGGCGTTGGTGAGGCGCTCGAAGGTCCGGGCCGCGGCCTCGAGGCGCTCGCGCGAGTACTCCATCTGCGAGCGGAAGTGCGTGGAGAGCAGGTAGAAGCGGACCACACTGCCGTCGAACTCGCGCAGCACATCGTCCATGGCAAAGAAGATCCCCGTCGACTTGGACATCTTCTGCCCGCGCAGATTCAACAGTCCGTTGTGCATCCAGAAGCGCACGAACTCGTGTCCCGTCGCGCACTCGCTCTGTACGAGCTCGTTCTCGTGGTGCGGGAAGATTAGATCCTGGCCGCCACCGTGAAAATCCAGTGTGTCGCCAAGGTATTTGGTAGCCATGGCCGAGCACTCGATGTGCCACCCCGGCCGCCCCGGTCCCCACGGGCTGTCCCACGCCGGTTCACCCGGCTTGGATGCCTTCCACAACGCGAAGTCCAGCGGATCCTCTTTGTTTTCTCCAACTTCCACTCGTGCGCCGGAGATCAGGTCGTCGATGTCGCGCTTGGAGAGCTTGCCGTAGTCGTCCCTGGTGCGCACCCGGAAGTACACGTCCCCGCCGCGGGCCGCGTAGGCGTTACTGCTGGCGATGAGCTTCTCCACCATGGCGATGATCTCGGGGATGTGCTGGGTGGCGTAGGGGTAGATGGTGGCCGGCTTGAGGTGGAGCGCCTTCGCGGCCTCGTAGTATGCGGCGATGTTACGATCGGCCACCGTGCGGTAGTCGACCCCTTCGGCGTTGGCGCGGTCGATGATCTTGTCGTCGATGTCGGTGAAGTTCTGGACGTAGGTGACCTCGTAGCCGAGGAACTCCAGGTAGCGCCGGATCATGTCGCCGGAGACGAAGGCGAGCATGTGCCCCATGTGCGGGCGGTCCTGGACGGTCATGCCGCACACGTACATGCCCACCTTGCCCGGGTGGGTGGGGGCAAACTCGGTGGTGGTGCGCTTGAGGGTGTCGTAGACGCGCAGGGCCATAGGATAAAAGACTATAGCAGCGGGGCCCGCGTGTGGTAAGAGGGAATCAGACTGATGACAACGCCCGCGCCGCAATCGTCGTCCTCGTCCGATCGTCCGAGCGCCGCCACGCTGGGGCTGTGGTCGTGCATCGCCCTGGTGACCGGCAACATGATCGGTTCGGGCATCTTCCTGCTTCCCTCGTCGCTTGCGCCCTTCGGAACCCTCGCCATCGTGGGCTGGGTGGTCACCGCGGCCGGCGCCATCTGCCTCGCCCTGGTGTTCTCGCGCCTCACCCCCTTGATCCCCAAGGCCGGCGGACCCTATGCCTACACGCGCGAGGCGTACGGCGACTTTGCCGGCTTCTGGGTGGCGTGGGGCTACTGGATTGCGCTGTGGACGGGCAACGCAGCCATCGCGGTTGCGTTCGGAAGCTACCTGCGCGTGTTCATACCCGCGTTCGAAGGCAACGCGTTCCTTTGCGGTGCCGCCGCGATCGGCGCGGTATGGGTGCTCACCATGGTGAACGCCGCCGGCATCCGCCGCGCAGGGATGCTGCAGATCGTGACCGTGATTC
The Candidatus Krumholzibacteriia bacterium genome window above contains:
- the cysS gene encoding cysteine--tRNA ligase, yielding MALRVYDTLKRTTTEFAPTHPGKVGMYVCGMTVQDRPHMGHMLAFVSGDMIRRYLEFLGYEVTYVQNFTDIDDKIIDRANAEGVDYRTVADRNIAAYYEAAKALHLKPATIYPYATQHIPEIIAMVEKLIASSNAYAARGGDVYFRVRTRDDYGKLSKRDIDDLISGARVEVGENKEDPLDFALWKASKPGEPAWDSPWGPGRPGWHIECSAMATKYLGDTLDFHGGGQDLIFPHHENELVQSECATGHEFVRFWMHNGLLNLRGQKMSKSTGIFFAMDDVLREFDGSVVRFYLLSTHFRSQMEYSRERLEAAARTFERLTNACRSVAENLARLGSAPSVSTPQVQKLVEAAARAREQFRATMDDDFNAAGAIGIMFELIKTYNVLLDEHPAVAGGRAGLEAVRDALAEFDHILGLFPSGLPTGEEEIPAEIAQMVEERSNAKKNKDFKLADDLRDRLLAAGWVLEDTPTGVRVKRK